The Thioalkalivibrio thiocyanodenitrificans ARhD 1 genome window below encodes:
- a CDS encoding L-aspartate oxidase, which yields MDTVKTDILILGSGGAGLFAALHAKRAAPDLKVTVAVKGLLGKCGCTRMVQGGYNVALAPGDSIERHFMDTIEGGKWLPDQDLAWKLVTTAVERVHELENELGCFFDRNPDGSLHQKAFAGQTFDRTVHKGDLTGIEIINRLAEQVWARDVERMEEHRAVAIVPAKDGSGISGVLMIDMRSGGFRFVQARAVLLATGGGPTMYKYHTPSGDKSCDGMAMALRAGLALRDMEMVQFHPTGLLAGDHTRMTGTVLEEGLRGAGGHLLNGNGERFMEQYDARAERATRDIVSRGIYSEMRAGRTTPNGGVHIRMSHLGPDDVRTRFKGMVERCADCGFDLAGGLVEVVPTAHYMMGGVTFNPDCTTAMPGLFAAGEDTGGVHGANRLGGNGVANSTVFGGVAGDSMAGWVPREGAFRDPDNAVIEQVVDECMRPLDKPMSDLTPLRESLFDIMWDRVGIMRNEVDLRRALGELDDLAGSLEEVGVGNGSRAYNVSWHDWMNLRNLIMVSRTIATAAFRRENSRGAHYREDFTDAGDLGSSVFTQIRYRDEQFIMDTGQVRFTRVAPGESLLNPEESTGT from the coding sequence ATGGACACCGTCAAGACCGACATCCTGATCCTGGGATCGGGCGGGGCAGGCCTGTTCGCCGCCCTGCACGCCAAGCGCGCCGCGCCGGACCTCAAGGTCACCGTGGCCGTAAAGGGCCTGCTGGGCAAGTGCGGCTGCACGCGCATGGTGCAGGGGGGCTACAACGTGGCCCTGGCGCCGGGCGATTCCATCGAGCGCCACTTCATGGACACCATCGAGGGCGGCAAGTGGCTGCCGGACCAGGATCTCGCCTGGAAGCTCGTCACCACCGCCGTCGAGCGGGTCCACGAACTCGAGAACGAGCTCGGTTGCTTCTTCGACCGGAATCCGGACGGTTCCCTGCACCAGAAGGCCTTTGCCGGGCAGACCTTTGACCGCACCGTGCACAAGGGCGATCTCACCGGCATCGAGATCATCAACCGCCTGGCCGAGCAGGTCTGGGCCAGGGATGTGGAGCGCATGGAGGAGCACCGGGCCGTTGCGATCGTCCCGGCGAAGGACGGCTCCGGCATCTCCGGCGTGCTCATGATCGACATGCGCAGCGGCGGTTTCCGGTTCGTGCAGGCCCGCGCCGTGCTGCTGGCCACCGGGGGTGGCCCCACCATGTACAAGTACCATACCCCCAGCGGCGACAAGAGCTGTGATGGCATGGCCATGGCATTGCGCGCCGGCCTGGCATTGCGGGACATGGAGATGGTGCAGTTCCATCCCACCGGCCTGCTGGCGGGGGACCATACGCGCATGACCGGGACCGTGCTGGAGGAGGGCCTGCGCGGTGCCGGCGGGCATCTGCTCAACGGCAACGGTGAGCGTTTCATGGAACAGTATGACGCGCGTGCCGAGCGTGCCACCCGCGACATCGTATCCCGGGGCATCTACAGCGAGATGCGCGCCGGCCGCACCACCCCCAACGGGGGCGTGCATATCCGCATGAGCCATCTGGGTCCTGACGATGTGCGCACAAGATTCAAGGGCATGGTGGAACGCTGTGCCGATTGCGGCTTTGACCTGGCCGGCGGACTGGTCGAAGTGGTGCCCACCGCGCACTACATGATGGGCGGCGTGACGTTCAATCCGGACTGCACCACGGCCATGCCCGGCCTGTTCGCCGCGGGCGAGGACACCGGCGGCGTGCACGGGGCCAACCGCCTGGGCGGAAACGGGGTGGCCAACTCCACCGTGTTCGGCGGGGTGGCGGGTGACAGCATGGCCGGGTGGGTGCCCCGGGAGGGCGCCTTCCGCGATCCGGACAATGCCGTGATCGAACAGGTGGTGGACGAATGCATGCGTCCCCTGGACAAGCCCATGAGCGATCTCACGCCCCTGCGGGAATCGCTCTTCGACATCATGTGGGACCGGGTGGGCATCATGCGCAACGAGGTGGACCTCAGGCGCGCCCTGGGCGAGTTGGATGACCTGGCGGGGAGCCTCGAAGAGGTCGGCGTCGGCAATGGCAGCCGGGCGTACAACGTGAGCTGGCACGACTGGATGAACCTGCGAAATCTCATCATGGTCAGCCGCACCATCGCCACGGCGGCCTTCAGGCGCGAGAACTCCCGCGGCGCCCACTACCGCGAAGATTTCACGGACGCCGGTGATCTCGGCAGCTCCGTATTCACCCAGATCCGATACCGGGATGAGCAGTTCATCATGGACACCGGGCAGGTGCGCTTTACACGGGTGGCGCCCGGTGAGTCCCTTCTGAATCCCGAAGAATCCACAGGAACCTGA
- a CDS encoding FumA C-terminus/TtdB family hydratase beta subunit → MAHHDITTPVSEETIRSWRVNDTVTLNGTLFGIRDATQIHMFDRGRTTHFDLNGHAVIHTAPNVRKVEKSDEYPAGYAPVCIGTTTSARMERFTRPLMEQYGVRMIIGKGGLLNDSLQAFQDLGGVYLAIVGGTAALETTWVEAIEDVDLDDLNPESLWKFRIKGFGPLLVAMDSTGNSLYDHVREEGAKRRDAVLASLGVASR, encoded by the coding sequence ATGGCACATCACGACATCACAACCCCGGTCTCCGAGGAGACCATCCGCAGTTGGCGTGTGAACGACACGGTCACCCTCAACGGGACCCTGTTCGGGATCCGCGACGCCACCCAGATCCACATGTTCGACCGGGGGCGCACCACGCACTTTGACCTCAACGGCCACGCGGTCATCCACACCGCGCCCAACGTGCGCAAGGTGGAGAAGAGCGATGAGTATCCGGCCGGTTATGCACCGGTGTGCATCGGCACGACCACCAGCGCACGCATGGAACGCTTCACCCGACCGCTCATGGAGCAGTACGGGGTGCGCATGATCATCGGCAAGGGCGGACTGCTCAATGACTCGCTGCAGGCGTTCCAGGATCTGGGCGGCGTGTATCTCGCCATCGTGGGTGGAACCGCGGCGCTCGAGACCACCTGGGTGGAGGCCATCGAGGACGTGGATCTGGACGATCTCAACCCGGAGTCCCTGTGGAAGTTCCGCATCAAGGGATTCGGCCCGCTTCTTGTGGCCATGGACAGCACCGGCAACAGTCTCTACGACCATGTGCGCGAGGAAGGAGCCAAACGGCGTGACGCAGTGCTGGCGAGCCTGGGCGTCGCCTCCAGGTAG
- a CDS encoding fumarate hydratase → MNIDPNAVEEAARELYIRALKVLPPDIKEGFDRLSERETSDTGKAVLGTMIQNIAVAEDTDNLLCQDTGVPIYNVIVGRNVQFDGAMLKEAIRRGCERATTEHPLRSSVVHPLTRKNNHTSTGVRVPVIHFDFDDTSDELRLEMIPKGSGSENNSWLRMAIPAEGIDAVKAFVVDRVLEAGGKTCPPTIVGVGVGGTSELCVHMAKMAATRPLGSHCQDPEGRKLEEELSAVVNELGVGAQGLGGDSTAFAVHVELAATHITMNPVAVNMQCHSARRASARFTPEGVTYGF, encoded by the coding sequence ATGAACATCGATCCGAATGCTGTGGAGGAGGCCGCGAGGGAACTCTACATCCGCGCCCTCAAGGTCCTTCCTCCCGATATCAAGGAAGGATTTGACCGGCTCAGCGAGCGGGAGACCTCCGATACCGGCAAGGCGGTGCTCGGCACGATGATCCAGAATATCGCCGTCGCCGAGGATACCGACAACCTGCTGTGCCAGGACACGGGCGTGCCCATCTACAATGTCATCGTCGGCCGCAACGTGCAGTTCGACGGGGCCATGCTGAAGGAAGCCATTCGCAGGGGTTGCGAGCGGGCCACCACGGAACATCCGCTGCGGTCCTCCGTGGTGCATCCCCTGACCCGGAAGAACAACCACACTTCCACGGGCGTGCGGGTGCCGGTGATCCATTTCGACTTTGACGACACCAGCGATGAACTGCGCCTGGAGATGATCCCCAAGGGCAGCGGCTCAGAGAACAATTCCTGGCTGCGCATGGCGATTCCGGCGGAAGGCATCGACGCGGTGAAGGCGTTCGTGGTCGATCGCGTGCTGGAAGCGGGCGGCAAGACCTGCCCGCCCACCATCGTGGGTGTGGGCGTGGGCGGCACCTCGGAACTGTGCGTGCACATGGCCAAGATGGCCGCCACCCGTCCGCTGGGCTCCCACTGCCAGGATCCCGAGGGGCGCAAGCTCGAGGAGGAACTCTCGGCGGTGGTCAACGAGCTGGGTGTGGGCGCCCAGGGTCTGGGCGGCGATTCGACGGCTTTTGCCGTGCACGTGGAACTGGCCGCGACCCACATCACCATGAATCCGGTGGCCGTCAACATGCAATGCCATTCCGCGCGCCGGGCCTCGGCCCGGTTCACGCCGGAAGGCGTTACCTACGGCTTCTAG
- a CDS encoding sulfite exporter TauE/SafE family protein yields MWFELTVLTFGAFAASLAAGASGFAFGLVGMAIWLHAISPERAVPLVILCSTVLNLALIWRLWSSVDMKRLNPFLIGAALGVPLGVAALRHVDPALIRQTVGALLIVYSLYMLSRAAMPVLPLSRRTGRVLDAGVGGLGGFMGGSTSLNGVFPSLWCGLRGWSAQEQRGVFQPYVLLVHLYTLAWFGGTGTLGRQTLYDILWCVPFVAAGGYIGLQLFQRTSEAGFRRLMLGLFIVSGALLLI; encoded by the coding sequence ATGTGGTTTGAGTTGACGGTGCTGACCTTCGGGGCCTTCGCGGCCTCGCTGGCAGCCGGCGCCTCGGGCTTCGCCTTCGGGCTGGTGGGCATGGCCATCTGGCTGCATGCCATCTCCCCGGAACGGGCCGTGCCCCTGGTGATCCTTTGTTCGACGGTATTGAACCTCGCGCTCATCTGGCGGCTGTGGTCCTCCGTGGACATGAAGCGTCTGAATCCGTTCCTGATCGGCGCGGCGCTGGGGGTGCCCCTGGGCGTGGCGGCGCTGCGGCACGTGGATCCGGCCCTGATCCGCCAGACTGTGGGGGCGCTGCTGATCGTCTACAGTCTGTATATGCTCAGCCGGGCGGCGATGCCGGTGCTGCCGCTGTCCCGCCGCACGGGCAGGGTACTGGATGCCGGCGTCGGCGGGCTGGGTGGTTTCATGGGCGGCTCCACGAGCCTGAACGGGGTATTCCCCAGCCTCTGGTGCGGGCTTCGCGGCTGGAGCGCCCAGGAGCAGCGGGGGGTGTTCCAGCCCTACGTGCTGCTGGTTCATCTCTATACGCTGGCGTGGTTCGGCGGTACCGGCACACTCGGCAGGCAGACCCTCTACGACATCCTGTGGTGCGTGCCGTTCGTGGCCGCCGGCGGCTATATCGGCCTGCAGTTGTTTCAGCGCACCAGCGAGGCCGGATTCCGCCGATTGATGCTGGGGCTGTTCATCGTCTCCGGCGCCCTGCTGTTGATCTGA